The following nucleotide sequence is from Chloroflexota bacterium.
AGGGGCGGCGGCGCGGCACCGGTCTGGGCCTGGCCTTCTGCAAGCTGGCAGTGGAAGCGCACGGCGGCAAGATTTGGGTGGAGAGCCGGCCTGAGGGTGGCAGTGCCTTCAACTTCACCTTGCCCGCCGCCTAAAGACACCGCGAAGAACGCAAAGAGACACCAGGATTTTTTCTTCGTGTTCCTCTGCATTCTTTGTGGCTCGAACAGAGTCCCAGATGGAAACCTTTCATCCTCACAAAGGCCCTTACATTCGAGAACTCAAGCCCGGCCAGCGCATCACCGGCTTTTATCTGGTGCGCTATAAACAGCTTGAAGCGTTTCGAGATCGTTCGCGTGGGCAGTTTTTGACTCTCTTGCTTGCCGACCGCACCGGCAGTTTGCTGGCCCGCGTTTGGGAAGGCGCGCCCGAACTGGCCGAGACGTTTGAGCAGGGAGCAATCGTCAAAGTGCAGGGCGATGTCGAAAGCTACCTGGATCGCCCGCAACTCATCACCGCCAAACTGCGCCCGGCCCAGCCCGACGAAATTGACCTGCGCGACTTCCGCCCGGCCACGGCCAAAAACATCGAGGCCATGCTGGAAACGGTGCGCGGCCTGGTGGGGCGAATCGGCGACCTGCACCTCAACGCCCTCGCCCGCCACTTTTTCGACGACCCGGAGTTTATTAAACAGTTCGCCGCCGCCCCCGGCGCGCGGCGGGTGCACCATTCCTACCTGGGCGGCCTGCTTGAACATACCACCTCAGTCGCCGCGCTGGCCGATTCCGTCATCGCCCTTTATCCCGAAATTAACGCCGACCTGCTGTTGACGGGTGTGCTACTGCACGACATCGGCAAAGTGCGTGAATACACCTGGGAGACTGACATTGATTACACCGACGAAGGGACTCTGGTGGGGCACGTGGTTCTGGGCGATGAGATGGTGACGGCGGTCATGGCCGCCATCACCGGATTCCCCGAAGACCTGGCTCTGCGAGTCCGGCACATGATGGTCAGCCATCATGGCCGTTACGAGTGGGGGTCGCCCCGCCGCCCGCAAACGCTGGAGGCCATGGCCTTGCACCAGATCGAAGAACTGGACTCGCAAGTTAACCGCTTCCGCGAACTGCTGGCAACCCGCCCCGAAGGCGAACCCTGGACGCCCTATGACCGGTTGCTGGGCAGGTCGTTGTATGCCGGGCGCGATGATTTG
It contains:
- a CDS encoding HD domain-containing protein; this translates as METFHPHKGPYIRELKPGQRITGFYLVRYKQLEAFRDRSRGQFLTLLLADRTGSLLARVWEGAPELAETFEQGAIVKVQGDVESYLDRPQLITAKLRPAQPDEIDLRDFRPATAKNIEAMLETVRGLVGRIGDLHLNALARHFFDDPEFIKQFAAAPGARRVHHSYLGGLLEHTTSVAALADSVIALYPEINADLLLTGVLLHDIGKVREYTWETDIDYTDEGTLVGHVVLGDEMVTAVMAAITGFPEDLALRVRHMMVSHHGRYEWGSPRRPQTLEAMALHQIEELDSQVNRFRELLATRPEGEPWTPYDRLLGRSLYAGRDDLAIEEQSREE